One Burkholderiales bacterium DNA window includes the following coding sequences:
- a CDS encoding 3-hydroxybutyrate dehydrogenase → MTLKGKTALITGSTGGIGEAFARAFAKEGCNVVMNGLGEPAAIEKLRASLEGDNRVVYHPADVGKPDEIADMMHEAEKRFGGVDILINNAVTRHYAPIEEFPVDKWERALAVNLSAAFHTIRLALPGMKKRNWGRIINMASIHATSVVKDRVDYVTTKHAIVGITRAVALECAQTPITVNAISPGWVLTPHAENQIARKMAEKGCTREAAMAELLEIRQPSRRPVMPSDVAALGVFLCSDAAASITGAALPIDGAWAIS, encoded by the coding sequence GCGAAGGAAGGCTGCAACGTCGTGATGAACGGCCTGGGCGAGCCCGCAGCGATCGAGAAGCTGCGCGCTTCGCTCGAGGGTGATAACCGCGTCGTCTATCACCCGGCCGACGTCGGCAAGCCCGACGAGATCGCCGACATGATGCACGAAGCGGAGAAGCGCTTCGGCGGCGTCGACATCCTCATCAACAACGCCGTGACCCGGCACTACGCGCCGATCGAAGAGTTTCCGGTCGACAAGTGGGAGCGCGCGCTGGCAGTCAACCTCTCGGCGGCTTTCCACACGATTCGTCTCGCGCTGCCCGGCATGAAGAAGCGCAACTGGGGCCGCATCATCAACATGGCGTCGATCCACGCGACGAGCGTGGTGAAGGACCGCGTCGATTACGTCACCACCAAGCATGCGATCGTCGGGATCACGCGCGCGGTCGCGCTCGAGTGCGCGCAAACGCCGATCACGGTCAACGCGATCTCGCCCGGCTGGGTGCTGACGCCCCACGCCGAGAACCAGATCGCGCGCAAGATGGCGGAGAAAGGCTGCACGCGCGAAGCGGCGATGGCCGAGCTGCTCGAAATACGCCAGCCGAGCCGGCGTCCGGTCATGCCCTCCGACGTCGCCGCGCTCGGCGTGTTCCTCTGCAGCGATGCCGCGGCCAGCATCACCGGCGCGGCGCTGCCGATCGACGGCGCGTGGGCGATCTCCTGA